A stretch of Hoplias malabaricus isolate fHopMal1 chromosome 10, fHopMal1.hap1, whole genome shotgun sequence DNA encodes these proteins:
- the tmem14cb gene encoding transmembrane protein 14Cb, translating into MAGDWIAGGYTALVAVGGIIGYVKAGSVMSLSAGLLFGILSGLSAVQLSQNPRNVWLSLGTYGGVLVVMGVRFLSSWKVMPAGLVAGVSLFMFLRSLRFLWLDKKRP; encoded by the exons ATGGCGGGTGACTGGATCGCGGGGGGATACACAGCACTGGTGGCAGTGGGGGGCATCATTGGTTACGTTAAAGCAG GCAGCGTCATGTCCCTGAGCGCCGGACTGCTCTTTGGGATTTTATCGGGACTCAGTGCTGTGCAGCTCTCTCAGAATCCAAGAAATGTGTGGCTTTCACTTG GGACCTATGGAGGAGTGCTGGTCGTGATGGGCGTGAGATTTCTGAGCTCGTGGAAAGTCATGCCTGCGGGGCTGGTGGCAGGAGTGAG TTTGTTCATGTTCCTGAGGTCACTACGCTTCCTGTGGCTGGACAAGAAACGGCCCTGA